In the Clostridium sporogenes genome, one interval contains:
- a CDS encoding phage scaffolding protein produces the protein MPKLSEILGEHFKQIPEELQTKYKDVDLVDSKQYITKDKFDALDEQLKNANTTITDLKKSNKDNEELQTKVTDYETKVKDYEKKIQDMQFNYALEGALQGANVRNTKAVKALLNLEGVKLDGENVLGLSEQIEALKKSDGYLFAEEQKPKFSGVEPTDGSKTPQGYNPWKKESFNLTDQGKIFKENPEQAKQLMAQVGINQ, from the coding sequence ATGCCAAAGTTAAGTGAAATATTAGGAGAACATTTTAAACAAATACCAGAAGAACTACAAACTAAATATAAGGATGTTGATTTAGTAGATAGTAAGCAATATATTACTAAAGATAAGTTTGATGCTTTAGATGAGCAGCTTAAAAATGCTAATACAACTATTACTGATTTAAAGAAAAGTAATAAAGATAATGAAGAACTTCAAACTAAGGTTACAGATTATGAAACCAAGGTTAAAGACTATGAAAAGAAAATACAGGATATGCAATTTAATTATGCATTAGAAGGAGCTTTACAAGGTGCCAATGTAAGAAATACAAAGGCTGTTAAAGCTCTTTTAAATTTAGAAGGAGTTAAATTAGATGGCGAAAATGTTTTAGGGCTTTCAGAACAAATAGAAGCACTTAAAAAGAGTGATGGCTATTTATTTGCAGAAGAACAAAAACCTAAATTTTCAGGAGTAGAGCCTACAGATGGGAGTAAAACACCACAAGGTTATAATCCTTGGAAAAAAGAAAGTTTTAATCTAACAGATCAAGGTAAAATATTTAAAGAAAATCCAGAACAGGCCAAACAATTAATGGCTCAAGTTGGAATAAATCAATAA
- a CDS encoding coat protein encodes MGTKLSDVIVPELFNPYVVNRTMEKSALVQSGIITNNSEFDGLASQASPLINMPFFEDLTGESEQIIEDTDLEAAKITSNKDVAAILRRAKMWSATDLSAALAGKDPMAAIGELVSGFWTRDMQKELIAILKGVFLSTSMKNNSLDISAMTEGAAKWSASAFIDAQQLLGDAQELLTGVMMHSAVKSELKKQNLIETIRSSDSPEFDVYQDKRVIVDDGCPIDAGGVYTTYLFGQGALALGNGNPVGFVPTETDRDKKKGSGVDYLINRKTMILHPRGIKFTNAKVAKTEGPSRAELQEKTNWERVYEPKQIRIVAFKHKI; translated from the coding sequence ATGGGAACAAAATTAAGTGATGTAATTGTACCAGAATTATTTAACCCTTATGTGGTTAATAGAACAATGGAGAAAAGTGCTTTAGTACAGAGTGGCATTATAACAAATAACAGTGAATTTGATGGCTTAGCTTCACAGGCAAGTCCTTTAATTAATATGCCATTCTTCGAGGATTTAACAGGAGAATCAGAACAAATAATTGAAGATACAGACTTAGAAGCAGCTAAGATTACAAGTAATAAAGATGTAGCGGCTATTTTAAGAAGAGCTAAAATGTGGAGTGCTACAGATTTATCAGCAGCGTTAGCAGGTAAGGACCCAATGGCAGCTATAGGAGAATTAGTAAGTGGATTTTGGACTAGAGATATGCAGAAAGAATTAATTGCAATTCTTAAGGGCGTATTCTTAAGTACATCAATGAAAAATAATTCACTTGATATATCAGCAATGACAGAGGGTGCTGCTAAGTGGTCAGCTAGTGCCTTTATAGATGCTCAACAATTATTAGGAGATGCACAAGAATTGTTAACAGGTGTTATGATGCACAGTGCTGTTAAATCAGAGTTAAAGAAACAAAACTTAATTGAAACAATAAGATCAAGTGATAGTCCAGAGTTTGATGTATATCAAGATAAGAGAGTAATAGTTGATGATGGCTGTCCAATTGATGCAGGTGGTGTTTATACTACTTATTTATTTGGACAAGGAGCTTTAGCATTAGGTAATGGTAATCCAGTAGGATTTGTACCAACTGAAACTGATAGAGATAAAAAGAAAGGTTCAGGTGTTGATTATTTAATTAATAGAAAGACTATGATTCTTCATCCTAGAGGAATTAAATTTACTAATGCTAAAGTGGCAAAAACAGAAGGACCAAGTAGAGCTGAATTACAAGAAAAAACTAATTGGGAAAGAGTATATGAACCAAAACAAATAAGAATAGTTGCATTTAAACATAAAATATAA
- a CDS encoding phage head-tail connector protein, with the protein MTQLEKLKKLLGISLDDDSKDFSLQFAIEDVEQTIRDYCHIKEIPEELNNTVLKMSMELYRNENLGEEESSLGSISSINEGDTSISYRSSATEFKDSLVKDYKAKLHKYRKLVW; encoded by the coding sequence ATGACTCAGCTAGAAAAATTAAAGAAACTTTTAGGTATATCCTTGGATGATGACTCCAAGGATTTTTCATTGCAATTCGCAATAGAGGATGTTGAACAAACAATAAGGGATTATTGCCACATAAAAGAAATACCAGAAGAATTAAATAATACAGTTTTAAAAATGTCTATGGAGCTATATAGAAATGAGAACCTAGGAGAAGAAGAAAGCTCCCTAGGTTCTATTTCTTCTATAAATGAAGGAGATACTTCTATAAGTTATAGAAGTTCTGCTACTGAATTTAAGGATAGCCTAGTAAAAGACTATAAAGCTAAACTTCATAAATATAGAAAGTTGGTTTGGTAA
- a CDS encoding HK97 gp10 family phage protein, translating to MARLASFDYSDFKKMAKSFQKALDERVIERWIREFLLEMAFRAERKIKKRTPVGVYSNQVSFTTKDGKEVSFTTSSSKTGGHLRRNWQVGNVVKQGDSYVVEIFNNVEYASYVNNGHRTRNHKGWVEGRFMVEISMQEIERQLPKFLERKQVELLNQILNGRA from the coding sequence ATGGCTAGATTAGCGAGTTTTGATTATTCTGATTTTAAGAAGATGGCCAAGAGTTTTCAAAAAGCTTTAGATGAAAGAGTAATTGAAAGATGGATAAGAGAATTTTTGTTGGAGATGGCATTTAGAGCTGAAAGAAAGATTAAAAAAAGAACTCCAGTAGGGGTTTATAGTAATCAAGTATCTTTTACAACAAAGGATGGTAAAGAGGTAAGTTTTACAACTAGCAGTTCTAAAACAGGAGGACATTTAAGACGTAACTGGCAAGTGGGAAATGTAGTAAAGCAAGGTGATTCTTATGTAGTGGAGATATTTAATAATGTTGAATATGCAAGTTATGTAAATAATGGTCATAGAACACGAAATCATAAAGGATGGGTTGAAGGACGCTTTATGGTTGAAATATCAATGCAAGAAATTGAAAGACAGCTACCTAAGTTTTTAGAAAGAAAACAAGTAGAATTATTAAATCAAATACTTAATGGTAGAGCTTAA
- a CDS encoding phage tail sheath family protein: protein MAGGTWERQNKIRPGAYINFKSKKQGQTPIGERGIATLPLELPWGPEKEIITIHADDDLSKVLGINIADESALLIREVLKKAKILLLYRLNEGTKATATLEGLTINAKCTGTKGNNITVVIQNSIDFVGSFEVITIFEGNKVDKQLVKNIEDLKPNDYVDFKGTGELKTTAGLPLKGGSDGSVTNQGYTDYLATIEPYEFHAMGIPTKDPVIKAIATTFIKRLKEDGRQVQVVLENYPEADSENVISVKNGVILSDNTVIKSNQAVAFVTGATAGANVNQSNTYLEYPGAIDVDTKYTNREIEEALLNGEIVFTISNRKVVIEQDINTFKSFTEDKGKDYRKNRVVRTLFEVNNGSRLLWETNYIGKGDNSEDGRNLYKKDVIKFLEKLQGIGALENVVPEDVEIKRGQDKDSVVARMGVQPIDAMEKLYMDVEVE from the coding sequence ATGGCTGGTGGAACTTGGGAAAGACAAAATAAAATTAGGCCAGGAGCCTATATAAATTTTAAGTCTAAAAAGCAAGGGCAAACACCAATAGGTGAAAGAGGAATCGCAACTTTACCATTAGAACTACCTTGGGGACCTGAGAAAGAAATTATAACAATACACGCTGATGATGATTTATCTAAAGTATTAGGTATAAATATAGCTGATGAAAGTGCATTGCTTATTAGAGAAGTATTAAAGAAAGCTAAGATACTTTTATTGTATAGACTTAATGAAGGAACTAAGGCCACTGCAACATTGGAAGGATTAACTATAAATGCTAAATGCACTGGAACGAAAGGAAATAATATTACTGTAGTGATTCAAAACAGTATAGATTTTGTAGGAAGTTTTGAAGTTATTACTATATTTGAAGGAAATAAGGTTGATAAACAACTTGTTAAAAACATAGAAGATTTAAAGCCTAATGATTATGTTGATTTCAAAGGCACTGGGGAATTAAAAACTACTGCTGGGTTACCACTTAAAGGTGGATCTGATGGTAGTGTTACTAACCAAGGTTATACAGATTATTTGGCAACTATTGAACCTTATGAATTTCACGCTATGGGTATTCCAACCAAGGACCCTGTTATCAAGGCAATAGCTACTACATTTATAAAAAGACTTAAAGAAGATGGCAGGCAGGTGCAAGTAGTACTAGAAAATTATCCTGAAGCTGATAGTGAAAATGTCATTAGCGTTAAAAATGGTGTAATTTTAAGTGATAATACAGTAATAAAATCCAATCAAGCGGTTGCATTTGTAACCGGAGCTACTGCCGGAGCAAATGTAAATCAATCAAACACTTACTTGGAATATCCAGGAGCTATTGATGTAGATACTAAATACACCAACAGGGAAATAGAAGAAGCTTTATTAAACGGAGAAATAGTCTTCACTATTAGTAATAGAAAAGTAGTAATAGAACAGGATATTAATACATTTAAATCTTTTACAGAAGACAAAGGAAAAGATTATAGAAAAAATAGAGTAGTTCGCACACTCTTTGAAGTAAATAATGGGAGTAGATTATTATGGGAAACCAATTATATTGGTAAAGGTGATAATAGCGAAGATGGAAGAAATTTATATAAAAAGGATGTAATTAAGTTCTTAGAAAAATTACAAGGAATTGGAGCACTTGAGAATGTTGTTCCAGAAGATGTTGAAATTAAAAGGGGACAAGATAAAGATTCTGTAGTAGCTAGAATGGGGGTACAACCAATAGATGCTATGGAAAAGCTATATATGGATGTGGAGGTGGAATAG
- a CDS encoding phage tail tube protein: MGFLKAGDTISGQEARGFITIDGRNEELFYAKKLESKVEKKKTEVRTLSKRGEQHKAAGWSGSGTLTVYYVTSLFRELMIKYIKTGVDTYFDITVTNEDPTSSIGKQTTVLKDCNLDEVSMAMFDVESEVLEEDMGFTFDDVDLLNKFGKPVLG; the protein is encoded by the coding sequence ATGGGATTTCTTAAAGCAGGAGATACAATAAGTGGACAAGAAGCTAGAGGATTTATAACTATAGATGGTAGAAATGAAGAACTATTCTATGCTAAAAAATTAGAATCAAAAGTAGAAAAGAAAAAAACAGAGGTAAGAACTTTGAGTAAAAGAGGAGAACAACATAAAGCAGCTGGTTGGAGTGGCTCTGGAACATTAACAGTATATTATGTAACATCTTTGTTTAGAGAATTAATGATTAAGTATATAAAAACTGGAGTAGACACATATTTTGATATAACCGTTACAAATGAAGATCCAACAAGTAGCATAGGGAAACAAACCACAGTCTTAAAAGATTGTAATTTAGATGAAGTTTCTATGGCAATGTTTGATGTAGAATCCGAGGTGCTTGAAGAAGATATGGGATTCACGTTTGATGATGTGGACTTATTAAATAAATTTGGAAAGCCAGTATTAGGTTAA
- a CDS encoding SHOCT domain-containing protein codes for MGLFFKSKEKCCICGNEEGKKKISSGFICKQCLHLCSINFQVKINKNTTKEAILIEIEKNKNNKKLVADFTTTKKIGPYIEFDEQKGLWLIPDGFGGKKVNPRIHAFGDIVEYELLQDGDSITKGGLGRAVAGGVLLGGVGAVVGGVTGKKKTKSVINNLRIKITVNDTSNPSVYIDLIKTPTKANSFIYKTAYSSAQEILSMLSIITQKTSDENTNTKTSVADELIKLKGLLDEGILTQEEFTSEKNKLLNK; via the coding sequence ATGGGATTATTTTTTAAAAGCAAAGAAAAGTGTTGTATTTGTGGTAATGAAGAAGGAAAAAAGAAAATATCTAGTGGATTTATTTGCAAACAGTGTTTACACTTGTGTAGTATTAATTTTCAAGTAAAAATAAATAAAAATACAACAAAAGAAGCAATATTAATTGAAATAGAAAAGAATAAAAATAACAAAAAATTAGTAGCTGATTTCACAACTACTAAAAAAATAGGACCTTATATAGAATTTGATGAACAAAAAGGATTATGGCTTATACCAGATGGATTTGGAGGTAAGAAAGTTAATCCTAGAATACATGCTTTTGGTGATATTGTAGAATATGAACTTTTACAGGATGGTGATAGTATAACAAAAGGTGGGCTTGGAAGAGCAGTTGCTGGTGGTGTGTTATTAGGAGGAGTTGGGGCAGTTGTTGGTGGAGTAACTGGTAAAAAGAAAACTAAATCTGTGATTAATAATTTAAGAATTAAAATAACTGTTAATGATACTAGTAATCCAAGTGTTTACATAGATTTAATAAAGACACCAACGAAGGCCAACTCATTTATATACAAAACAGCATATTCTTCAGCTCAAGAAATACTTTCAATGTTATCTATAATTACTCAGAAGACTAGTGATGAAAATACAAATACCAAAACATCTGTGGCAGACGAATTAATAAAATTAAAGGGATTATTAGATGAAGGAATATTAACACAAGAGGAATTTACCTCTGAAAAAAATAAACTATTAAATAAATAA